From the genome of Prionailurus bengalensis isolate Pbe53 chromosome D1, Fcat_Pben_1.1_paternal_pri, whole genome shotgun sequence:
TGGCAAACCTGGCTTttagaaagagaattttatttgGAATGAAAATATAGAGCCTGTGCCTCCCGCTTACTCTGCGGAAGGAGCagggaactgggggggggggggggggagatggtcCCTCAGAGTATAAGCTTGCCTTGGTACAAAAACCCTCCACGGTAACAATGACAAGAGCCAGGCGGTGGCTCTAGCCTGGGCCCACAGGATGGGACAGGGTGTGGACTGCCCCCGAACCTGCCCGAGAGGCCCTGGGCAGGCGCAGGAGGCAGCCAGCTGGCGGTGGGACTTGCCAACAGAGGCTGGGTGAgaagggagtggaggaggaggtgagggggagTGGCACCCCCTGGGCCTACGGTCCTAAGCGTCCCCATTCTCTACTCGGCCAAGCTGTTCTTCCAGGCGGCCAATGCGCTCCCCCTGCTCCTTGACCAGCGCCCTCAGTGCCCGGAGCTCCTGCATCACCTCCTCCAGCTTCCCAGCCTCCTGCAgggacggtgggggtgggggtgggggataggcgGTCAGGTGTCGTGGAGCTGCAGCCCTCCCCAGATCTACCAGGCAGGGGCCTGAGCCCGGCAGACAGGCGGCGAATGGTTCGGGCGCACACAGCAGACCAGGGTGACGCCTGGGGCTTCCCAACACCGCCCCGACTGTGAGGCACGTACCCCGGCTCCGGCGAGGCCGCCGCTGGGGGCGGTAGTGTGAGTGGCGACAGCGGATGTGGAGGCTCCTAGGCGGGCCGAGCTGGGGGCCACGGCAGGCCGGCTATCGGATAACACGTTGCGCCGGCTGACCTTCAGGTCCCGCTGTTTGCTGGGCACGTAGGCCTCCCGCAGGGAGATGAGAATGGGGTTGGCATCCCGCCCGCTCACCCACTCCTCTGCCTCCAGGGCCGCCTCGGGCCCAGCCGTGTCAGGGTACAGATCGTCCTGGAAGAGGTCCgactgggcagggggtgggggaggtcggGATCAGTCAGGGGTCCAGTGTCAGGGTCCTCTCATCGGGACCCTGGGTAGCCGCCCTCTCATCACTGCCTTGGCCTCCAGGCCTGTACCCTGCCAACCCATCCTCCGATGGCCTGGCCTCCAGCGGCCTCTCTCAAGCACAAACCTGTCATTTCACTTCCCTTCGGGACACGCCAACAACCCCCTCCCCTGCTACGTGGTTTCACGGGATCCTGGGAGCCGTGTTAAGTCAGCCTCCCTCACAGCTCTGCTCCCTGGGACGTGGCCGGCTGGCACAACGGCCCGCTCAGTGGAGGACGAAGCTCGTCCAAGGCTCTTGGCTGGACATCTGAGGCTAGGCCACACGGGACTGATGCCCTCCTCATGGGAGTCTCCCCTACAGCCAGACTCCCGTCCGCTCTCCATTCTCACCTCTGTTCCCCCTGCCTGGCGTATGCCCACCCTAGCCATGCTGTCGGTCCTGTGTCGCCTACTACAGGGAGCCCTCCACAGCTGCCCGGCTCCTGTCCATCTCCTGTGGCTCTTCCGGAGCAGGACCTCAGCTCAACCTGTCCCAGCCCTGCCTGTCTTGTCTGACAAAGCCCAACACCCGGCTGGGTATGACCAGCCCACTGACCACATCCATACTCAACCGTGTCCCATTCACAGACCTCACGCCTGCCCGAGTGGGTGGGCAGGGGACCGGGTGGCCTCACCTTTCTTGGCACCGTCATGACAATGGGCTCACACTTGCGTTCGTGCAGTTTGTAGAACCTGGGAaaggcgggggagggaggagccatGGGTGGAGCCTCCCCCTCACTGGCTCCCTTGGCTCCCTGCACTCTCCACTCCCAGGCCTCGCCCCAGCCCCTCCACACTCTGACCTCTGACCCTGGCCCTGCTGTGGGCTGGTTCCTGCTCTGAGCAGCCTCCGAAGATCTGACCTTTCACCCTGGACGGCCGCCATGGCCTGGCCTCTGCCGCTGGAGCCAGCCACCTGGGAGGCCCTTCTTACCGGGCGATCTCACACTTGCTGACCTCCAAGCCCCTCTTAGGCATGCTGCCCATGCCCCTCTGGGGCTCTTTGCTGGTAAACGTGTTCAGGAAGTGGATGTAGGGGGGCTCATCCGTGATCTCAAAGTACCGGATGCTGGAGTCACCctgtggcgggggagggggcaggggtcaGCGCTCAGGCAGGCAGCCTTCTTCCCTGCCCCCCGTCAGGCCCGCCCAGCCCCACCTTGCCGCACACGTAGACCACGCTGGTGTCCGGGTCATAGAAGGGCAGCAGGGCCCCATTGCTGGAGTCCAGCTCCTGCAGGGCCATGGGCTCCTCGAGGTTCTCCTGgcacatggggtggggggcaatcAGGCCAGAGTCTTTCCCCCGCCTCTCCTCACCATCCCAGCCCCCCATCAGGACCGGCCCCAAGCAGCCTCACATGCCAGCTGGCACTGCCCCCACCACACCAGACGggttctctcccaccctcctggaTCCCCTCCACTCCCAGGATCTCACTTTCCTAGCCTACCGCGGGCCACTGAGCCGGTGCTGAGAAGGTCCCTACCACGTGGCAGCTGGGGGCACCAGGCAGCACCAGCTCTGTCTCAGAGGGACTTGTGGAGGTCACTAGACAGAAGCACGGGGCTGTGGGACAGAGCACTTcaggggaagggctgggaggcctcctggaggagggggcctcTGCACGGAGTCCTAAAGGGCAGCCAGATGGGAGGGAATGGCCTTTCGGTTGGCAAGAATAATGTGGGCTGAGACTCGGAGGAAGCTGGAGGCAGTCGGGGAGGCTGGAGAGCAAGGGGCAAGGACAGAAGAGGCTGGCAGGGTTCCAGGTCCCGGGAGCCTCAGGTGCCAGGCTGAGAACCTGGGCACCACAGGCCTCTCTCCGGGGTGACTCCTGCCCTCCTTGCCCAGGGTGGGGCCCAAGTCTCGATCAAGCCTGTCCCCTCAGGCTGGCCACGGCCACTCACCGGGTCCCACAGTGCCAGCTGCCGCTCGCTCATGCGGCTGAAGCCCGTGGTGAACACCTTGCCATCCGCCAGGAAGATGGCCCGCATGGGACGGGCCCCCTCGTgagccctctccctctcctgtccgGGGGACACAGTGGTCAGTACAGCACCCCGACAGAGCCCCTGGGCCCGTCCACTACCATCCCAGCCCTCCAGGGCCACGTACCGCCACCAGGGTGCCCCGGCGGGGGTCGATGATGCGCACGCCCTTGTCCTTGCAAGCCGAGCAGAAGAGGCTGCCGTTGTGGTTCCAGCTGACGTTGTAGATGAGGTCGGGGTGCAGGCCGTCCAGGCGGTACAGTTCCTCCGCCGTGCCCACGTTCCAGATGAGCACCACGTTGTCACAGCCTGCCGGGCAGGGGGCCATCAGCCCACCAGGCTGGCTTGGACCACCCTCCTGGGCCCAGACCCGGCCTCTTGACCTCTGCGGTCAAGCTTTACCACCTGTCACATGGGCCCGGGCGAGGGTTTGGGGCTCCAGAACCGTGCgtagggaggggcggggggtgggggtgggggggcggcgcAGACCTGCACTGAGTAGCACGTTGCGGGCGGTCGGGTGCCAGGTGACAATGCCCACTCGCTTGGTGTGCCCCTCCAGCACCACTACCGGCTCCGTCAGCGGGGAGGCCAGCCCGTTCTCCGGGATCTGCCACACctgtgggaggggggggatgCCCGTGGAGGCCTCTGCTCGGCCCCGCTGCCCGCAGCCTCGAGCCACACCTGTGACCCGGGCCCAACCACAGCCCCGTGCCTCACCATGACCGTACAGTCCTCTGAGCCGCTGGCGATGACTTCGTCATTGTGGGGACACCAGTCGATGTCCAGGACGGGTCCCGTGTGTCCACACACCGTCGGGTAGGCCTTGTCGATGCGGCCCGTCTGCGGGCATGAGAGGGGCAGTCAAGGGTGAGCAGGAAATGTTTGTTGCCTCTGCCTCTGGCCCTGACTCTGCCTCGGCGGCAATAAAAAACTTTCTCCATCTGTGCTACCACCACCTGGGCAATAAATGTAGAATATGACACCTGTCCAACAGTGTGGGGATGGGCGAGATACGGAATGTGAAGTGAGCAGATAGGCCCGGCAGGTGTGGCCGAGTCTCCagtccttcccccagccctgatGGGGCCCACCTTGCTTAGGGGAAGCACCAGGAAGGCACCCCCACCGCTGGCCTCCACGATCACCGCCAGGAACTTGGGGTTGACTGCGCAGAAGGTGCTGTCCCAGGTGACACGGGACACTCGAATATCTTCGTAGCACTGGTCATTCTTGACCGGCTGTCCGAACACATGCCGGAATTTGCTCTGCCGGACCACTTTGCGGAAGGACATGTCTGCAGGGCGGAGAGGCCTGGATCAGCCCTCACCCACCCCAACAACCCCCATCCCTCCCAGGGGCTGcatgaagggaggtggggaggatgcAACCAGGGGCCTGGTCGTTGTAACCCTCTTGGCTTTCAGTTTCTCCAGTTACAGAATGGGGTCACAGGGACAGACCCTGGCTGCCACCCCTCTAAGGTGGCATctgtggggggggagggtaaaTGCACTGACCCAAGGCCCACACtgctgagtggggaggggctttGCAGAGACCCTACCCAGGCCCCTCCCTGACTCTGGTATGTGTGGGGGAAGTGGGAGGTGCCAAAGCAGGGCAAGCTCCTCGGAGGGTCCTAGTCGGTTGCAAGCAGGCTCGGATTTGGAAGTTGGCTGATGGGTTGGACAGCCACAAGAGGCAGGAAAGGACTCCTCTGTGGAGCCGCACTCGGCCCCAGTTCCGAGCCCCAGGGAATGTGCAGTGCCTGCAGGAATGTGCAGGGAGCTGCTGGGAGCCCCAGGCCGGCCCAGGGGGCCTGGCAGGactgggcgggagggggggggggtgggtaggggggtGGTCAGGACGCCGCTCCCGGCCGCAGAGCATCCCAGGGCGCCTTCGGAGCGGGGTCCAAGGTGAACCAAGAGGGGACAGGCTGGGTGGCCAcagggagtggggacagagggtgGGGCGCCGCGGAGGGGAAGGGCTCCTCGGACTCGcgacccccaccccagcctcctgcggccccgcccccgcagccCAGCCGGGTCCCCCGCCCGCGACCCCAGTCCCGGCCCGCCACGCTCACCGGGGACGCCGGGGACTGCGGCACCGGCCTCGGGCGGCTCCGGATCCCGGCCTCTGGGAAGCAGGAAGCGGGAATCAGGAAGTGACAGAGGagccgggggcagggggcgggggggcggggcgggggctcgcgggggcggggccgaggtCACgcgcggaggggcggggcgggagacTGCGAGCCGCCCCAGGAGGCCAGGAGCACGGGGGCCACGGGGGcgcaggggcggggcctgggcgaGCCCTGCCCCTCAGGCACCCGGGCCCCTCTAGGGCaaaggagcaggggtggggccagAGGGGCCGCAGGTGCGAGGCGCTGCCCGCCCGCAGACGGCTGCCCCTTCGCCATCCTCTCCTCTGGCGGAGCCCTCGGGAGTACGGGCATTGGGTGCAGCCCGCCGTCCCAGGCCCCATCCCCATCCCGGTGCATTCTTCCGGgtcccccagcccaccccccactccaaaAATACAGTATCTAGTCTGACAGCCCGTGTGCTCACGTGCCTCTTTTTAAGGGTTACAAAAGTACACGCTCTTGACGAACAGTGTAAATGCACCAGCGGTGCGGTGTTTTAAGGGGGGAGCGGAAGGCCCCAGCCAACCCCTTCTTTCCCCTGAGCACCCCCGGGGTCTGCCGGGCCtccttattaaaaatagaaatggggaCATGCCCTCTGCCAGATCGCTCacaccttcctctctcttcccgaCCATCTCCCGCTGAGGCCTAGTGGTCTGTCTGCAGATGTCTCCCTCCTAGCTAGCTCCTGTGACggggcccagcctggcctccctAGATCTACCCTATCTCTGTCCGTGTCCCACCTGGGGGGGGACTTAGGTGTCTCTGTAGGTCCGACAGGCAGATCTACCCCCTCTCCCCGGGGCTGGTGTCCCCAGGGCACTGGCCGCCTCCCTCAGTCCTTCCTTGAGACCCTGATCATCACCCCTTggtcacctttttcttttttcccagaaaaaggGGGGGtaggtgggaagaggagggaagagcgAAGCTAGAAGGGGGCTTGTCTGGGGCTGCAGGAGGCCCCACTGTGTGTCTGACACGGGCTGGGGCTCGTACCCTGCTCACTGCTTTCCTCCCCCGATGAGGAAACAACtcagagagaggggcgcctgccGCAGGTCACCCCGCCGAGATTTAGTTCCCATCTGTTTGGCTCCAAAGTCCTCGCTTTTCCCTTTGTTCCATAAACCGTGGGGCAGGCAGACCCTTCCAAAAAAGGACAGGAATGAGGGTGCTTTGGAAGAGGGAGTGTCACATTAGCCTCTCTCT
Proteins encoded in this window:
- the CORO1B gene encoding coronin-1B, which produces MSFRKVVRQSKFRHVFGQPVKNDQCYEDIRVSRVTWDSTFCAVNPKFLAVIVEASGGGAFLVLPLSKTGRIDKAYPTVCGHTGPVLDIDWCPHNDEVIASGSEDCTVMVWQIPENGLASPLTEPVVVLEGHTKRVGIVTWHPTARNVLLSAGCDNVVLIWNVGTAEELYRLDGLHPDLIYNVSWNHNGSLFCSACKDKGVRIIDPRRGTLVAERERAHEGARPMRAIFLADGKVFTTGFSRMSERQLALWDPNLEEPMALQELDSSNGALLPFYDPDTSVVYVCGKGDSSIRYFEITDEPPYIHFLNTFTSKEPQRGMGSMPKRGLEVSKCEIARFYKLHERKCEPIVMTVPRKSDLFQDDLYPDTAGPEAALEAEEWVSGRDANPILISLREAYVPSKQRDLKVSRRNVLSDSRPAVAPSSARLGASTSAVATHTTAPSGGLAGAGEAGKLEEVMQELRALRALVKEQGERIGRLEEQLGRVENGDA